The genomic stretch ATGAGCGCGTATAAAACCGGATTATTGGCCTGAGACAGCGGACTTAGTGGGCGGTGGGGCAATACTTTACCAGGGTGTCAAAAAATGTGCTCTTCATCACATAAAAGTAAAATAAATGTTATCAAAATGATGTTGTTTGGAGGCTGATGGTCGGTGTAATGTAACACACCCGTTAATCAGTCGTGGGCTTATGCCGGGGCATACTACAATTGCCTGTTACTTTAATTACCTTTCAGATATCAGGCAGATTGTTAGTTTATTATTAATCACATAGTGCGTTATCGCTGCGTGCCTATTTATCGCTGCGGACCTATGTAGTGTCCTTCTGAAAACAGGTCTGACGCCTGGCTTCTCTCGCGAGCATAAACGTTTTTAACTAAACGCATCCACGGTAATTTTACTTAACATAATAAGGAGTTTAGGATGAAAGTTGCAGTTCTCGGAGCCGCAGGTGGTATTGGTCAAGCCCTTGCCCTTCTCCTCAAAACCCAGCTTCCTTCAGGTTCAGAGCTCTCTCTTTATGATATCGCCCCCGTTACGCCGGGTGTAGCTGTCGATCTGAGCCACATTCCCACCGATGTGAAAATCAAAGGTTTCAGCGGTGAAGATGCTACTCCTGCTCTGGAAGGCGCAGATGTTGTGCTGATGTCTGCCGGGGTGGCCCGTAAGCCGGGGATGGATCGTTCCGACCTGTTTAATGTGAACGCAGGGATTGTGCGTAACCTGGTTTCGCAGATTGCCCGTACCTGCCCTAAAGCCTGTATCGGCGTTATCACCAACCCGGTCAATACCACGGTGGCGATTGCCGCCGAAGTGCTGAAGCAGGCCGGCGTGTATGACAAAGACAAACTGTTTGGCGTCACGACGCTGGACATTATCCGTTCCAGCACTTTCGTTGCCGAACTGAAAGGCAAACAGCCGCAGGCCATCGACGTGCCGGTTATCGGCGGCCACTCCGGCGTCACCATCCTGCCGTTGTTGTCCCAGATTCCGGGCGTGAGCTTCACCGAGCAGGAAGTGGCCGATCTGACCAAACGTATTCAGAATGCGGGCACCGAAGTTGTGGAAGCGAAAGCCGGCGGCGGGTCAGCAACCCTTTCTATGGGCCAGGCAGCCGCACGCTTTGGTCTGTCTCTGGTTCGCGCTCTGCAGGGTGAAAGCGGCGTGGTTGAGTGCGCTTATGTGGAAGGCGATGGCAAACACGCTCGTTTCTTTGCTCAACCGCTGTTGCTGGGCAAAAACGGCATTGCCGAGCGTAAAGACATCGGTGCGCTGAGCGCGTTTGAACAACAGGCTCTGGTTAGCATGCTGGATACCCTGAAGCAGGATATCGCGCTGGGCGAAGAGTTCGTTAACAAGAAATAATCACCTTTGTGTGAACATACTGTTGATAAGGCCGGAGTCTATTCTCCGGCCTTTCTTTTTTCCGGAAGCATTATTCGGATTGCGGATCAGACTGCGGACGGATCAGTTTTTTGCGGTCGAGTAGTTCTTGTGTTTCAGGATCGTAATAGCGACTGGGCCATATTTCCGATGGGTGAATACCCAGCGCGTCGGCTATTAACCATTCGCCCTTCGGCCATGGGCGGGATAAAGCATTGGCCAGCGTGGAAGAACTCAACCCGGCGGCTCGTGATACGGCCGCGAGCGTTGTCCCTTTCTTTCTCAGTGCCGCAATAATATCGGCGGGATGCCAGTCATTTTTCCTTGAATTCATAATCCTTCCCTTATTGCTATTAAGACGACAGCGTATTAATGGTATAACTAACGGCTCATGGTGAATGGTTTCGCTAACCAAAAGCCATTATTTGGAAATAATATAGCACCAATTTCCTTAATATTTCCAAATTAATTTCCAAATGGATCTGAATAGGTAACGAGTATCTCTATCGGGATGAAAAGGACATGAAAAAAGAGTGGTTTGCGACCAGCGAATTGGTTGGTATTGGCGGACTCCCTAAATCACGGCAAGGATTGAATAAGCGAGCCCGAGAAGATGGTTGGGAAAAGCGTCGCCGTAAAGGTGTACAAGGACGAGGGGTAGAATATTCTATCCATAGCTTGCCTCAGTCTGTTCAGCAAACACTGCTGATGCAGGAAACGTCAGGTGAATATTCGGCAAAGCCGTCAGACATGCTGTCAGTCTGGATCCAGATTTACCATCAGTTATCTGTCCCGGAACGGGAAAAACTGATTGCGTATATCATGCGCGAAGGCGTGTCTGCCACGCTGAAACAGCTGGGTCTTGCCAATCCGGCAAGCGTGACTTTGATAAAAGATTTTTCTGATTAAGTGACTCAGCCATTCCCGATTTTCTGTATTGCGGAATGGCTTTCTCCCCTCTTTATCCTCACCTGATTTCTCTCTGTGGAACTTTCCTGATCGCGATTAATGCTACCT from Dickeya fangzhongdai encodes the following:
- the mdh gene encoding malate dehydrogenase, translating into MKVAVLGAAGGIGQALALLLKTQLPSGSELSLYDIAPVTPGVAVDLSHIPTDVKIKGFSGEDATPALEGADVVLMSAGVARKPGMDRSDLFNVNAGIVRNLVSQIARTCPKACIGVITNPVNTTVAIAAEVLKQAGVYDKDKLFGVTTLDIIRSSTFVAELKGKQPQAIDVPVIGGHSGVTILPLLSQIPGVSFTEQEVADLTKRIQNAGTEVVEAKAGGGSATLSMGQAAARFGLSLVRALQGESGVVECAYVEGDGKHARFFAQPLLLGKNGIAERKDIGALSAFEQQALVSMLDTLKQDIALGEEFVNKK
- a CDS encoding helix-turn-helix domain-containing protein, with amino-acid sequence MNSRKNDWHPADIIAALRKKGTTLAAVSRAAGLSSSTLANALSRPWPKGEWLIADALGIHPSEIWPSRYYDPETQELLDRKKLIRPQSDPQSE
- a CDS encoding DNA-binding protein, with the translated sequence MKKEWFATSELVGIGGLPKSRQGLNKRAREDGWEKRRRKGVQGRGVEYSIHSLPQSVQQTLLMQETSGEYSAKPSDMLSVWIQIYHQLSVPEREKLIAYIMREGVSATLKQLGLANPASVTLIKDFSD